CCCACCTTTTCACTGTATTTGGCTAACATTATTTCGTTAGATCTTATGCTTAGCTCTTtgaattcctttttttttttacaaaggtTGTGATGGCAATTTTTGACAAGCTACACATTAATTGTGGCAGTGAGTTTCATTAGTCACATGAGATTGTCCAAGTTCCTTCTAGCACTAGAATTTGCCGATAGCAAGAGAGCCAAGTTCAGTACAAGTGAACAGGAGCGATAATTTTGAAGCTAGGTACTCTCCcgttaaaacaaaacaaactttAAAAGCTGGTAAATCTAAAGCTCGAGTCAGACGGTCTAGGAAGTTTATACACTTGAATCTGGCCTTCATCATCGAACATGAAAGGGTGCCGAGGATTCACAACATTAGTAATTGTTAAAAGCTATCAAAGCAAGCCATTATATTGGCAGACCACCATCAAAGTAGTGATTAAACCCTTTGGTGGGATGATGAATCCCTTTTAAAACATTGTCGCCCTCGAAATGGAATTGTGGTTCTTAAACCTGAAATGATAAATGTGTGGAACTTCGAAAAAGGGTTAAACAAAACACTGGGCATCAAAAATTCATTGAGTAAAGGTCATCATCAGGAAAGGCAGAACCATAATAGCAGCTATCAAGAAAGGCATGGGACGAAATCGAGTCCAAAACTTATTATTCTGTAAGCAAAAGCAGCAGGCAAGTGGGGGGTAGTTGAGATTGTTGCAATTGGTTACGATTTCAGCAAATCTCTACCTTGATTAATAGGTGTGTAGTAATTTAACAAATTCGTATGCTGAACCTACAGAGATAGCCCTGTTTTGGCATCATAATTCATAATCCTCTTTTCAACCTTTTGTTATTAAAGGTGACCGATGATGTTTTTGCACTTTGGATAAACCCAACTTGCAGACATAGCATACGAGTATCTTTCCATTGATCGGAACGCTGTTTGTTGTTATAGAGATTCATAACCAAGATTACCAATTAGAGCTTCATTTGATCCAACAGACCTTTTCCATCAAGTTTGCTGCTTATTGTCAGTCTCACGAACTCCTCATGTGGCATAGTCCTGTACCCTGCTTCCTTTGCCTTAACAACATCTGGCAGTGGACCAATCATGGTACTTATATTTGGACTGTGAAATGCTGCAATTGACAGTCGTTCTTTGTTTGGGTTAACCACTGCTCTATGCTCAATGCTTTTATATTCTCCATTGCTCATTATCTGCTTTCACATTTCCCATTGCTTAGGCATATTACACAAGCAATCCATGAGAAACAAATATATTGGATATTAATCATATTACCTCCATCACGTCTCCTATATTGATGATGAATGCACCAGATATGGGTTTAACAGGTATCCATTTGCCATTTTTCTTGATTTGTAGTCCTTCAACTTCATTCACCTGAATCAACAGCGTCAAGGCAGTGGAATCAGAGTGTGGTGCTAGACCAATAACCTTGCTTGCTTGTGCACAAGGTGGATAGTAGTTCATCCTTATTCCCTGTGTTCCATCTTCAAAGAAGCTTGCAAACGTCTCTAGGTCTGTCCCCAGGTTCTTTGCAATCAGCCTCATGAGACGAATTGCAACCTTTTGTAATGCCATTGAGTACTTATCCAATGTTTCCCTGAATTTCAAGTAAGATTTATACTTTCTTAGAAAAGTTGCTTGCTGGTGTAGATTCGGAATGATATGCACAGAATTTATTACCTGAATGAAGGAGGGATAGTTGGCCAAAATCTCATGTTTCTCAAGGGCACAGGCCGGGGAAGAAGGAAAAGCATGTCACCCCAATCAAGCTTCTGGTCTTCAGACACTACAAAGGCTTGGCCGTAGCCTTCAATGTTATTCGGTAGCTGGGCACAAGCCAACTTCTCATTCAATGGTAATTCGAAGAACTCTTGTATGTCTATCTTCATTTTATCAATTACTTCATCCCCTACCCCATGATTGATTAACTGTTTCACCATCAGTAAATAAGAAGAACATAGTTGATAGATGTAAAAGTTCAACAATAAATAAGAATTTTGTTTAGATTAGGTACCTGGAAGAAGCCCCAGTCCTTGCACGCCAAATGGAGTTTCTGCTGTTCATCATCATGGCCTAATTTGCTCATATCAATCACGGGAATCTGATAGGATTCATCGATGGAAACTACATCGAACTCGACCTCTGGCCTGATATACCTGGATGGGATGTCTTTCAAGTTCTTGGATGCAAGAGCTTGGACCTTTTCGACAGGTATAGAACCACCAAATCCCTCTCTGTTGATCACCCCTGTCTCCATTTTCTATGAAGCTGTATAGTTCTCAAATCTAACGAAAGTCTGATTTATTTTCATGCGCTGAGGGGGCTTTTTTGGATAGGCGATGAGTTTGGCTAAAATATGtgcacaaaaaatttaatttatttgatatttataaacaattacattttattgaagttatacattaaataattttttattaatgattttttatttttattatttaatattaaatttataataaaagttCGTGTCtaattattacataaaaataaattttatatatttattatgtaataaacataatttattatatatttatttcttaagtAATACATAAACTAATGCTTATTAAAAGCAAGAAtaccaaaaaaagaagaagaaagaattaaCTAGTGGGATAAAATGTAAATAGCCATTTTTCACAAGTTAGCTTTCTCcagttaaaatttcaagttgCTGTGTGATTGAAATGGAATATTCTCTAAAACTTCCACCTCTCCCATAGTTAAAATGAAATCCAAAGGGGGTCTAAATTCTACAGCCAGTTTGTCGCATTGTTAGCTAATTTCTAAGCGTCGTTTGCAACCTTGTCCGTCCTTTCTCAATTTGATAGGAATTATCCGGCCACATTGAAAGCCATAGGGAAAAGGACAAAGCTTACCCAATGCCATTATTGGTTTCTAGAGTTTCTTTATCAGTCACATCTAATTTTTTGTAACCTACTCTGCGGAAAACTGAAACTAGACCAGGAAATAGGAATCCATGTAAGTCGGTTTTAACTTGAGAAAGGGTTGTTCTTCATGCTTACTACAAATAGGAGCATTAAGTTGGATTGTTGATTGGTTACCCACTATAACCagtatatatttacatttttaggAGTTTTACATGAAATGCTTGTAAAGCAACCAAGGTTGTTAGGCACTTGAGAGACTGGACCACATCCAACCGCGGGTCTCCAAACTACACTATAACGTGGTTTGAACTTCAAGTATTGCTACTCTGCTTCATATGTTTCCAGTACTTTACACTACCTCCTTATGATTAAAAAAGCACAGGCCAATTCACCTTGTTGAGAGGATCAAATGAACTTGTCATAGTCAGTCATTTATGTTTAAACCCTTTCCATTATTCCGAACTGAAAATGCCAATTAAAAAGCATTCAAAGAAACAGAGTAACTAGACATGCTACAACTTATTTTGTGTAATTAGAGAACTCACCCTTCAAACACAGCTacattataattatatacaGATTGATATTACGACATGGatgataaaacaaaaaacaaaaaaacttaaGCTTTTTGGGACACTCTAGCTAAGGgaaaaagaagcaaagaatGTTAGCATGTATACAGTCAAACCCAAGTTTTAAAGCTGTTTAAATGCAACCAAATAGTCTGACTCCCCCCTTTACAAATTACTTAATCCTGCTATCAGTTGTTGAATGATATGTAATGTATTATTGATACCCTTGCATGGCAGCTTGGAGCCAGTTTCATGAAGGAGTAACCTTTTCTTTCATCTCATTGAGTTGTTGGATTTCCTGCTTCAGAAACAATGCCTGTAATTAGACATAAAAGCGTAAAGAAGCAACAGAAATTGTTTTTGTAAAATCTAGCCACTGAAAGAGCAATTTGTACATCACGGACTATCTAGTGAAGAGCAATTGAAATATTACCCAAGAAGAATGCCAAGTTCATTTTCATGATCTCAGGACTTCACGTGTATCTGGAAACCAGGAGGGAAAATGGAGAAGAGCCGGATGCTTTTTAATTAAGATTCGGGTTGGCAACCTTACGAGCAGAAAAAAAAGGTCTACGGCAGGTATCACCAAACATTGGGTTCAAACTCGAGATTGATCTTTCCCATTATTGTTTCTTacatttgaatattgtatataaATGAAAAGTGAAGGTTACAACACAGTTACTACAGGTTTGCTTGGCAACTCCTTAATTCTAAGATCGATTACCTGGTTATGGTTAAAATTCCGGTTCTCCATTTTCATCGAAGGAAACCACTGGATGAACAGCAGCAGTGCTAACATTGAGAGCCCTTTGCAACTTCCTATGGTCCAAGACTTCAACATCAAGTAAGAACATTGAACTGACTGGTCGATGATCCGAAAGTCTTATATCTGATTGTTTATAAGAAAGTTGTTTTATGCCTTTCCCTGACCAGAGTATTCGATCACACCTACCAAAGGGAAATGATGGCATAAGCAATTGAATTGTGTGGAACTTAATGAATGATCATTGACATTATCCCAGATTATGTCTGGTTTCCAGAAACCTTTTCCAGCTGTTTTATATCAGATTTGTCATCCGGCTATTTTACAGAAAATTGTGCTTACCATGCCGGTGATCTCTTCTTCTCGCCTTCTTTCGGGATCTCACCAATGTATCTATCAGAATCCATTTCGTATTTGTAGGTAGGAGGAAAGTCTATTATCCCCTCTTTCCATCCCTCGAATACATGACCACTACGCAGTTCCTTGTGAAGCTGTGGCACAGAATTGaatccttcaatttttgttcTCATCAAAGTAGTATATATTGAACGAAAAAACAATGCAGAAATACCATCCAGCAAGGAAGGTAACCTCAAACTAAAGTAGTGATGATACCCACAAATTTTATTGGTAAATCATATGAAATATTTAGTGTTCCAACAATCATACTGAAAACTTGACTGGATTTACGTTTGATTCAAAACAACGTGATGTCTTATTGCAACAACAAAAGTGTATTAAAACTTTATCACTGTGGTACTCACCTGATCATAGTTGATTAGTTCATTCCAGCGCTTTTGAGCTACAAGCTTTCTTATGTCCGCATCCGACATGTTGAGACGATAATTTAGATCCCCAAACCAAAATATCTGACTGTTTACAGAAGCAACCAGTTAAAACTTCATGTTTCAGGTTGAATGAATTGATAATACAATCAGAAGAAACTTTCACAACCATCAAAGGTACTCAGTAGTTAAGCAAAGAAGTTACTGATAAAACCTTTCCTAAAACCTCCAGTTCTTCAATTTTGCTGAAAATTACAGCATCATTTCAAGTCTAACTTCATCATTTTACTAATCTATCTCTTATTAACCTTATTTCACTTTAAGCTAATCTTTTGTAACAGTTAAACTAAGAAACAAGAGGTATGGCATATTCTTAAGCTGGCACATTTCATGCTGTTAAAACTAGAATATAGGTAATAACCAGAAAAGATCAGTAAGGGAAACTAACTATTCTTGCTAGCTGCATAAACAAAACTAGatgctgaaattttgcttaCTCATGAGCTGGAATTGTTTGTGGTTGATCTGAATCAAGGACAGATGAGAAACAGGTACGTCGTATAATTTCATAGACATCTGAGTTACGCCTGTGTTCAGCTCCATCCTTCTGACCTGATGTCAAATGAGAACACACAAAGCATAGCCTGGACTGAAAAAGTGTCATGCTAACAGAAACAGATCCCTGCAAAAGAAAAAGCCGTTTAGtcattcaataataatttaacaggCATTTTCAGCGATTGATTAGTGTTAATGGTATAATGTCATCCACCTTGCAGCCAACTATGAACTGCAACACATCAAAATATGGAGGGCATTGATTTCATCAATCTAAAAACAAACCAAAAGAAGCTTCATGTCAAATTGAAATGAAGGAAGCATC
The Gossypium raimondii isolate GPD5lz chromosome 8, ASM2569854v1, whole genome shotgun sequence DNA segment above includes these coding regions:
- the LOC105791959 gene encoding S-norcoclaurine synthase 1; its protein translation is METGVINREGFGGSIPVEKVQALASKNLKDIPSRYIRPEVEFDVVSIDESYQIPVIDMSKLGHDDEQQKLHLACKDWGFFQLINHGVGDEVIDKMKIDIQEFFELPLNEKLACAQLPNNIEGYGQAFVVSEDQKLDWGDMLFLLPRPVPLRNMRFWPTIPPSFRETLDKYSMALQKVAIRLMRLIAKNLGTDLETFASFFEDGTQGIRMNYYPPCAQASKVIGLAPHSDSTALTLLIQVNEVEGLQIKKNGKWIPVKPISGAFIINIGDVMEIMSNGEYKSIEHRAVVNPNKERLSIAAFHSPNISTMIGPLPDVVKAKEAGYRTMPHEEFVRLTISSKLDGKGLLDQMKL